The Candidatus Lernaella stagnicola DNA window CGGCGCATCGCCGACTCGCGCGGCAACGATCGTGTGGGGAGAGGCGCCCAACAGCGGGCCGCCGAACAACTCTTCGGCGGGCGGCGACGGCGACAAAGTGCTTCACGCCGTTGGTGACTTAAACGGCGACGATCTGCCTGACCTGCTGGTCGGTACGGCCTGGGGCAACCGAACGGCGTATGCGATGGACGGCGCGAACGGCGACGTGTTGTGGCAGTTCAACACCTACACCGACCCCCTGTCGCCGGACAGCGGCTGGATTCACAGCGTGGCGCCTTTTCCGGACGTTACTTCCGACGACGTTCCCGAAGTGCTGTTGGGCGTCGGCAGCGACAACAACATGGGCTGGCTGATGGACGGCGCGACCGGCGATGTCGTCTTCCGGTTGACGGCGAGCACTGACGTCATCTACGGCGTTGCCGCGATCGAGGATGTCAACGGCGACAAGATACCGGACGCCATTTTCGCGGCCGGCGATAACGACCCCAAGGTCTACTGCGCGGACGGGGCGAGTACCGGCGTGGCGACGGTTCTCTGGGAAACGAGCGTCGGCAACAACTTCACCATGGCCGTCATCGACGATCTCAACGGCGACGACATCCAAGATGTGCTGGCCGGTTCCTGGAACACCAACGCCGTCGTGGCGCTCAACGGGGAAACCGGCGCGGAGCTATGGACCAGCGTGGCGTCCGGAGATGCGATGCGGGTCGTCCCCATTGAGGATCTGGACAGCGACGGCGTGCCGGATCTGGTGTGGGTGGCCATGACTTCGCTCGCGACGCCGTGCGTGACCAGCGGCGCGGACGGGACGACGGTGTGGTGCGCGACAGGCCTGACGAGCGATCTGACGTGGGCGCTTGACCGCATCGACGACCTGAACGGTGACGATTTGGATGACGTGGTAATCGGCAACTTCGAATCGCTGATCATCGCGTTGGACGGCAAGGACGGCACGGAATTGTGGCGCTACGACACCGGCGACGCGAAGGTCATGACATTGCGCAGCGTCGCGGACGTCACGGGAAATGGCGTGGCCGACGTGGTCGCGGGAACGCAATGCCTCAACCCAAGCGACGACGGCGCCGGCACGGTGTTCCTGCTTGAAGGGCACCTATAAGACGTAAACGCCTTTTTTAGCAGCCACAACCGCCGCCGCTGTCATCGTCGTCGTCGTCGCCGCTACTACCGGGGGGCGGCGATGTATCGTCATCGTCGCCGGTGGTGTCGTCGTCGGTCGGTTCTTCCTCGGGCACGTACGGGTCGCCCTCGGTCGTGATTTCGATATCCAGCAGATGGTCGGAAATCGGCGAGCTGTGGTGCGTAACCATGAGCGTCCAGTTGCCTTCATCGGGCGGAAACACCCGCTCGTCGAGGTCGGCGATACCCAGCTTGGCATAGGCGGCTTCGAAGGGCTGGTTGCGTCGCGCCTTTTCCTGGTTGTCTTCGTCGACGAGGAACACGTCCAGTAGCGGCGGCTCCATTTCGTAGTAGGGCCGCGCGGAACTGAAGGCGCTGCCGGGCGAGGACAAACGGTCGGTGGCTTCCAGCGTGACGTGCAGCGCGAAGCTCTCGTTTTTCTGTTCGATATCTTGCGGCGTGTAGTGAACCGCCGTGCCCTCGAGTTGTTGTTCGATATCGAAAACGGAGCCGGGCTCGGCGTCATCGGCCCGCACGACAAGGGCCATACGGATTTTCTCGCCGCCTTTTTCTTCCGGTGGGTACTCGCCCGCGCCGGACGTGACGTGCACGAAGTAGTTACGCCAATCGCCAAGATTGACCGTGGCTTGGCCGTCCTGATCGGTGATCAGCCAAGCGCCTTGCCGTTTCGAGGAGGTCATCGACCCCTCGGTGTAGATATCGATGACGGCGTCGGGAACCGGGTCGCCGTTGACGTCGGTGATCGCGAAGTTAAGCGTGACGTAGTCGGTGTAGCGTTCGGGCACCTGCGCGATGCGGCCGTCGCCGTACCAGAAGACGACGAAGCTGATGTTCTTGCTGATTTCAGGATCGGGATTGTCGTAGCAGATGCCCGGATTGCCGATGTTGTTGGTGGAGTTGGTCCAATCGACCTGGAAGGGGCGCCACTCGCCGTTGAAATAGAACTCGCTCCACACGTGGTCTTCGTTCATCGTGGAGATCAAGCCGCCGGGGATCAGCGCGGCGCGCATGGCCGCCGAGCCCAGATCCTGCAACTCCCCGCAATTGCCGTAGTGATTGTACGCGATGCGCACCGGTTGGAGCGCCCGTTCGTATCCGGCGCCCGATTCGCCGCGTTCCTCGATGTTGTCGAGCATGTTTTTGCCTACCCAATTGCCGATGGCTTCCACCGCGTTCGCGTTGTCCCACAGCGGTCGGTCGCCCGAGAGGCCGACCTGCACGCCGTCCCACAACACGTCGATCCCGGCCAGCATATCGGCCAACAGCGGCCTGCCGTACACGTCGATATCGTTGGTTTCGTTCGTGGCCTGCGCCGTGGTCGTGAAGCCGCCCGGGAAGGTTTGGCCGGCGGGGTCGTCGAGGTCATCGTTGGCCAAAAACATCTGCAGCACCTTATACCCGTGCGCTTCGCTCACGTAGCCTTCGAGTGGCGTGCGAATGTCCTCGGTCGTGATGCACATGGACCAGAACACTCTCGTTTGGTAAGGCATGATGACCGTTTTGCCGTAGGTCGATTTGAAGGTTGCCCAGCCGTCCTCGTCCAGAGCCAGGAGGTCGGCCGCGGAAAACTGCGTCACGTCGTCCCAGCGCCCCAGCGCCTCCAACGCAGTCTGGAACTCGGGCACCAGTACGTCACCGACCAGCGCGATCGGCGTGTCTTCGGGCAGGAGCATATCCCCGCAGCCCTGGTTCATCAGGTTTTCGAGCAGCGGGCTGTCGTTGGCGGAATAGGCCTCGGCCACGCGCATCGTCGTAGCGAATATTTGCCCCGTCCCGAAAGCGAATTCCGCGAAAACGACGTTGTTCGTGCCGCCCTGATAAGCGATTTCCAGGTTGTGGATGCTCATGTCGGTCAGGTAACCGCGGGCGCTGGGCCCGAGGTCCTGCAAATCGTCGGTGTCGACGCCTTGCATGTACATCGGCGTTTGATAGCTGCCTTCGCCCTCCACGTCGAACATGAGGTAGTTGCGGAAATAGTGACCGCCTTCAGCGGGCAGTGCGCTGCGGCCGTCGAGCGGGTCGATGAAATCCGGACCTTCGACATCGAGTTTCGGGTGGACGATATTCCAGTAGTACACGTCCATCGGCAGTTCGTATTCGGTGGGCGTCTCGTCAACGATGATGTTGTAGCGCAGCGTCGTGCCGTATTCGCCCTTGCCGGACTCGCCGATTTCCACGATTTCCACGTAATCGAGAATCGCGTCCAATTCGTAGATCGACTGCACGTTTTCCACCAGCAGCGCGCGGGAGTCTTCCATGGCGAGCAGATCGCTGCGGCTGGAGAAGGCGACCAAGAACGCGATTTCGTCGCGGTAGAGGGCGTCAGGCGGCGTGACAATCAAGTCGGCCAGATCTTCGGCGGCGTCGGCAGGCAATTCGAAAAAGCGATGCGCCAACCGAAGCTGCATCCAATCCGGCGCCGCGTCCACGGCCGCTTTCATGCCTGCGCTCAACTCCCGCAGGGACGGTGCGGTGAGATCGCCGACAGTGGGATCGACGGACCACATGAATTCGTCAACGTACTGCATAAAATACGGCCCGAAATCCTCCACGCTCGCCGGATACTGATACGCGACGGACGGCGCGGGTCGTCCGCCCATCGTGGGTGCGACGGCGGCGTCAATGACTTCGGCATGGTCCACGGCGCGCGGTGCGTAGGTTGGGCCGGTTTCCGCGACGGCAAAGGGAACGAGAAACAGAACCAAGATGATCGACAGGAACGACAAACGAGACATGATAAATCCTCCTCCAACAGACATTGGATGTTAACGCGTTTTCCCGCCGAGGGACAAGGTGATTGAAAAGACGAAATGAGATAAGTTGCCGGGTAACCACAAAAAGGAAAATTCGTGCCTGAACTGGTGTTCCCGAAACGTGTCGATCCGACGACGAAAGCCTTGCCGGTGCGAGGTCCCATCGGCGTCGTGATTCCGGCCTACAACGCGGCGGATACCATCGGCGCTTGCGCGGCAAGTCTCCTGGCACAGCAGGGCGTCGAGGTGGATCTTGTCGTGGTGGACGACGCCTCCACCGACCAAACCGCGGCGTTGGCGGAGGCAGCCGGGGCGCGAGTCGTGCGGCGGGATCGCAATGGCGGCCCGGCAGCGGCGCGAAATGACGGAGCGCGGGCGGTAACCGGGGATATCCTCTTTTTTACCGAGGCCGACGGCCGTTACGCACCGGATCATCTCATGACCTGCTTGCGCGCGCTGGGTGACCCGGAAGTGGGCGCGGCGATCGCCTTGGGTGTGCGCGCCTGGAGCGAGCGCGACAGTGTCGTGAGGCGGTTGGGCGACGCGCTGTGGGCGGCGATGCACTCGCTGGTCATGGCGGGGCGGCGCGGGACGGGCGCGTGGTGTTATCGGCGCGAGGTCTTCACCGCGCTGGGCGGATTCGACGAGTCGCTGCGGCATGGGGAAGATGTGGAACTCGCCGGGCGCGTGGCGAGCCTGGGCTATCGAACCGGCGTGGCGGGTTGGTCGACAATGACGCATCGGAATCCCGATCGGTGGAGGTCTTGGTTCGTTGACGCCTGCCGCAATACCGCGGGTCGCCGGCCCAGTGGCGGGGCCAAACGCGCGCTGCATGGTCTGCGTGCGGCGGTGCTGTTGGGAACCCCGGCCGCGGCCTGCCTAATGCCTTGGCTGTGGTGGGTTGTCGCGGCGATTTTGGCGGTCGTCAGCTTCGGAGCGGCGGAACAACGTCTCGCCCTGAAACTGCTTTGGCGGCAACGCGACTGGCGAACTCTGATCGCGGCGCCCGTGCTGTTTTGGTTACGTCGACTGGGATTTTCGATTGGTCACCTGCCGGGTCGTTATCTTGCGCGGGTTGCCGCCGTCCGATAACGTGAGCGAACAACCCCACCGGAGGAAACGTGGAACAGGTCGTTGTGGCCCAGGTTGTGCACAGCTTGGAAGTGGGCGGCATGGAACGCGTGGCTTCCCACTTGGCGATGAACATGTCGGCGGCCTATCGACCGATCGTGGTTTGCCTGACGGTCAAGGGGGATTTCGCGCCGATGCTGGAGGAAGCGGGCATCGAGGTCGTCGCGCTGGACAAGCAGCCGGGGCGCGACCTGACTCTGCCGCGGCGCTTGGCGAGAGTCTTCGCCGATCGACATGTGGGCATTGTGCACGTGCACAACAGCGGGCCGATGTTCACCGGAACATGCGCCGGGAAGCTCGCGGGCGTAAAGGGGATCGTGGTGACCGACCACAGCCGCAAATTCCCGGAGCGACGCTCGGTGGTGATCACCGAGTACGTGCTGTCACGCCTCGTGAATGCGATCGTGAGTGTCAGTGATGACAATAAGCGGGATTTGATTGAGAAAATGTTGTGGCCGGCGCGCAAGATCACGGTCATCGCCAACGGTGTGGCGCCCGTGCCGGAAGTGACCGCGGCAAAGCGGGCCGAATTGCGCGAGGAATTTGGTTTGCGCGAAGACGAGCCCGTTGTGTTGACCGTCGCCCGCCTGGAACCGCAAAAGAATCTCGCCGTGCTCGTTGAGGCGGCCCGACGCGTGCGAGATCGCGGCGTCGCGGGGCGTTTCATTGTGGCGGGCGAAGGTTCGGAGCGGCCGAAGCTGGAGAAACTGATCGCCGAATACGATCTGGCCGACCGCGTGACGCTGGCCGGGTGGCGACTGGACAGCCTTTCCTTGTACGGCATCGCGTCGGTCATGGCGCTGTCGTCGGATTGGGAAGGGCTGCCGATGAGCATTCTCGAGGCGATGAGCGCCGGTTTGCCGGTGGTTTCGCCGGGCGTGGGCGACGTGCCCAAGGCCGTCGTCAACGGCGAGAACGGTTTCTTGATCCCCCCGCAGAATCCCGATGAATTGGCCGAAGCACTGGCGGGCCTGCTTACCGATGCGAATCAGCGGGCGGCGTTCGGCGAGGCGGGTCGATCGGTTTGGGCGGCGCGGTACAGCGTCGGTCACATGATGGGCGAGTACGAGGCAATTTACGAGAGGTTCCATTGAGCGGCGAACGCGTGGCCAAAAACAGCGTCGTGCTGATCGCCGCCGAAGTCGTCAAGAAGATCCTCGGCGTGGTGACGAGCATACTCATTGCCCGCGCCCTGGCGGTCGACGATTTCGGGCGGCTGCGCCTGGCGATGGCGCTCGTGGCGATTTTCGAAGTGCTCGCCAACTTCGGCCTCGGTCCCCTGTTGACCCGCGAAGTGGCCGGCACGCCGGAAAAGGGCGGCGAGACCTTCGGCTTGGTGCAGGGCATCAAGATGATTCTCGGGCTGTTGGCGGCTGCGGGGATGATCGGCTTTGCCGTGGTCAGCGGCTACGACGGCGCGACGCTGATCGCGGTGATCGTGGCGGCGGGCATCGTGTGGTTCAGCGCGTTGGAAGCCAGCGCGATCTCGCTGCTGGACGGCTATCAGAGCATGGGATGGTCCTCGGCAATCGGCGTGGTGCGCTCGACCTTGGTGTTGTTGGCGGTAGCCGTGGCGTTAGGCCGACACGGGGCATTGTACGGCGTGGTGGGCGCTTATTTGTTCGCGGCGGTGTTCAGCGCGGGGTTCGGCAATTTGCTGGTGGCGGGACGACTGCGCGGCGTTTCTATTCGCCCGCGGCTGGTTGGGGCGTGGCGGCAGATGCGTCAAGCGCTGCCGTTTTTGCTGATCGGCGTCGTATGGATGCTGCTTTTCCGCATCGACACGATCATGCTCGAGGCGTTGAAGAACGAGCAAAGCGTCGGCTTATACAGCAGTGGTTACGTGTTTTTCGAACTGTTGCTGGTCGTGCCGATTCTTTCGACGCGCGCGCTTTTTCCGGCCCTCACCGAGGCTCGTGCGACTTCGCCGGAGCGGTGGCGCGAGTTGATGGGCGCCGCGTTGCGGATCTATTGGATACTGGCACTGCCCATAGCAATCGGCAGTTTTTTCGTGGGCGCGCGCTTCGTGCCGTTGTTGTACGGCGCCAAATATGCGGCGGGCGGATACGTCGTGCCGTTGCTGGGCAGTTACATTTTCTTGTGGTTCGGTACGATGACCGTGGGCTGGGCGCTTTCGGCGGCGGATCGTTTGGGCCTGGTGCTGCGCGGCAACGTGTTGGCGATGCTCGTGAATATCGCGGCCAATTTTTTGTTGATCCCACGGTTTGATTTCTTCGGCGCGGCCGTGGCGACGATCATCAGTGAAGCTGTGTTGCTGACGTACTTCCTCATCGTGCTGCGCCGGGAGGAAGGCGGGCTGCCGCGAGGGATTTTCCCGTGGCGGGCGTTACCGGCGGCAGCGGTGTTGGTGGCGGCGACCGCGGCGCTGCGATCGTTTCATCTGGCGCTGGTCATCATCGTCGGCGCGGTGTTATACCTGGGAGGCATTTGGGCGCTGGGCGCCCTGCGCGACCAGGAACTGGAAATCATCCGCCGACTCGTGAGGCGCAAACCGAGGTGATACAACAAGACCCCCTCCGCCGCCTGCAAAAGCGCATGGGCTCATTCGCGCCCGTTCTGCTGCTGATTCTGTTTTGCGCGCTGCTGGGCATCGTATTGCTCAAGGTGCCTTGGTATTTCGTGATCGCGGGCTTCGTCGTGATCCTCGTGGCGTTGGCCGTGGTCGCCGAGCCTTACTACGGCGTGCTGCTCTACCTCATTTTGCTGTATGTGCGACCGGGCGATATGTTCCACGCCCTGACGCCGCTTCGCCTGACTTTGTTGGGCGTGTTGCTGCTGACCGGGGCGTTCGTGTTGCAGGTGCTGGTGTATCGACGGGTCAAGCCGATCATGAGCAAGCCGTTGGTTTTCATGGGTCTGTTTTTCTTGGTGATGCTCTGCTCGCTGCCGGGCAGTTTCTATCGCAGCGTGACACTTAGCAAAGTGATGGAAGTCGCGCGCATTGTCTACATGACCTATCTGATCGTTCACCTAGTACAGACAGTGTCGCAGGCACGGCGGTTTATGACGACCATGGTGCTGGTTATGGCGGGGTTGTCGACGACAATTTTCTTGCGCTTCGTGCTGTTTCCGGACACCCACATCGAAGGCAAGGGCGGTAGCGGCGGGATTGCCGGCGGATTCCTGGGCGACGGGAACGATTTCGCTTTGGCGCAAAACGTGATCCTGCCGTGGGCTATCGCGCTGGTCGGCACGACGCGCAGCAAGATCGGCAAGTTGTTTTTTATGTATTGCATCGTCATCGGGGCGCTCGCGGTGATCGTGACCTATTCCCGCGGCGGTTTCTTGGGCCTGATCTCGGTGTTCATTTTCTATTACCTGCTTTGGGTGATCCGCAACCGCGCCTACGCCCGTGGCATGATGCTGGGCTTGATCGCCGTCACGTTGACGGTTGTCGCCTTTATCGCCTTTGCCCCCGACGATCTCAAGGATCGCGTGTCGGGCATTCAGGATTACGAGGAGGACGAAAGCGCGTTGGGCCGGCTCGATGCGTGGGGCGCCAGCGTTCGTATGTTCGTGGATCATCCGCTTTTCGGCGTCGGGGCCGGCGCGTTTGCCACAGCGTACGGAACGAAATATTTCCCCCCGGACGCCGTGGCGAGCAACTGGCGAGAGGCGCACAGTGTGTTTTTCCAGGTGCTGGGCGAGTTGGGAATTTCGGGGATTATTATCCTGTATGCGTTGGTCGGCGCCATTTTCTTCTTGGTGTACGGGCTGCGTTTTACGCGACTGGCTGATCGAGGCGAAGACGAGTGGTTTCACGCGGCCCGCGCCGCGGTGTTGATCAGCATTTGCGGTTGGCTCGTGTCGAGTATGTTTCTATCCGTGGCCTATTATCCGCATTTGTTCCTGTTGACCATGCTGGCCACGACGCTCAAGCGCATCGCGGTCGAGACGCCGCCGCTGATTCCGGAGTTCGTGGACGAGATCGAGGAAATCGATGAGATTGTATGAACTAACCGATGCCAACCGCCACCGCTGGGACGCCTGGCTGGGGGGGCAACCCACGAGCACGGTGTTTCACTGTACGGCGTGGCGGGACATCATCGCCGAGACCTTGCGGCATCAGCCGGTGTACCTCGTGGCGCAGGCGGGGGAGGAGATACAGGGCGTCTTGCCGCTGTTTATTTTGCGGACGCGCTTGTTCGGCAACATGGCCGTGAGTATGCCTTTCCTGAACTACGGCGGTGTTGTCGCGGCGCAGGAAGAAGCGGCGGAGGCGCTGATGCGGCGGGCGCGTGAAGTGGCTGAGCGCTACGGCTGCAACTACGTGGAATACCGCCACCGGCATCTTCCGCCCGGCACCGAAGATTTGCCGACCAATACGTTCAAGGTGACCAGCATTCTCGACCTGAGCGGCGGTGTTGAGCGCGTGTGGAAAGAAGCGCTGCACCAAAACGTGCGGAACAAGGTGCGCAAAGCCGCGAAGAACGATGTGGTAGTACGGCGGGGCGTCGAACATCTGGATGCGTTCTACCGCGTGTTTGCGGTCGGGCAACGAAATCACGGCACGCCGGTCTTGCCGCGCCGGTTTTTCGCGAAGATTGTCGAGCAGTTCGGCGACGCGGCCCATGTGTACGCCGCGTACCACGGGGCAGAGGCGATCGGCGGCAAGCTGACGATCGATTTCGGCTCGACGCGGTATTTCATTTGGTCGGCCAGCCGGCGCGAGGCGAACCGAATGGCCCCCGTGCCGGCGATGAACTGGCGGGCGATTCAAGACGCCGTCGATATCGGCTTGCAGACGGTCGATTTCGGTCGTTCGACACAGGGCACGTCGAGTGAAAAATTCAAGAAACACTGGGGCGTCGAAACCCAGCAGCTTTATTGGCAGTACCAACTGATTCACACCGAGCAGATGCCGGGCCTGAATACGAGCAACCCGAAATTCGAGTTGGCGATTCGTGCTTGGAAGAAACTGCCGGTGTGGCTGACAACCCTTATCGGGCCGCCGCTGGCGCGGCTGTTGCCGTGAGTGAATATGCGTAAGTTGCCGCCGGTTGGAACGCGTTTGCATTGGCAGGAACTGTGGGCGGCGTTGCGTGAAACGCCGGACGCCGAGGCGATCTTCGCCGAAGCGCTGCGGGAGCGGATTCCGTGCGAGGAAGTTTTCTTTTTCGGAAGCGGCCGCGCGGCGTTGGCGGCGATTCTTTCGGCGCTGCGTTCCATTCGCGAAGGTGACCGCGTCATCGTGCCCGCGTATACCTGTTGGTCGGTGCCCGCGGCGATCGTGCGGGCGGGAATGCGCGTGCTGCCGGTCGACATCAAACCGGGTGAGATCGACTACGACTTCGAGCGCTTAGGGCAATTGGATTGGCGCGGCGTAACGGCGGTCGTATCGCCGAACCTGTTCGGGCTGCCCGGTGATCTGGATCGACTGGCCGCATTGTGCCAAGCCCATGGCGCGACGTTAATTGACGACGCGGCGCAGTCACTGGGCGCGTCGGTCGGGGGCCGCCCGGTGGGATCGTTCGGCGCGGCGGGGATCGTCAGCTTCGGGCGGGGCAAGAACATCACGGCCTTGGGTGGCGGCGCGGCGCTCGTGCGTGACGAGCAGTTACGTGCCGCGCTGGCCGAAAGTGCCGACGCATTCCGTGACGGCCCGGCGCCGAGCGCCTGGGAAGTGGTCGCGAAGGGCGGCGCCATGAGCGTGGCGCTATCTCCCAATCTGTTTGCGCTGGCCGAGCAAT harbors:
- a CDS encoding transglutaminase domain-containing protein; translation: MSRLSFLSIILVLFLVPFAVAETGPTYAPRAVDHAEVIDAAVAPTMGGRPAPSVAYQYPASVEDFGPYFMQYVDEFMWSVDPTVGDLTAPSLRELSAGMKAAVDAAPDWMQLRLAHRFFELPADAAEDLADLIVTPPDALYRDEIAFLVAFSSRSDLLAMEDSRALLVENVQSIYELDAILDYVEIVEIGESGKGEYGTTLRYNIIVDETPTEYELPMDVYYWNIVHPKLDVEGPDFIDPLDGRSALPAEGGHYFRNYLMFDVEGEGSYQTPMYMQGVDTDDLQDLGPSARGYLTDMSIHNLEIAYQGGTNNVVFAEFAFGTGQIFATTMRVAEAYSANDSPLLENLMNQGCGDMLLPEDTPIALVGDVLVPEFQTALEALGRWDDVTQFSAADLLALDEDGWATFKSTYGKTVIMPYQTRVFWSMCITTEDIRTPLEGYVSEAHGYKVLQMFLANDDLDDPAGQTFPGGFTTTAQATNETNDIDVYGRPLLADMLAGIDVLWDGVQVGLSGDRPLWDNANAVEAIGNWVGKNMLDNIEERGESGAGYERALQPVRIAYNHYGNCGELQDLGSAAMRAALIPGGLISTMNEDHVWSEFYFNGEWRPFQVDWTNSTNNIGNPGICYDNPDPEISKNISFVVFWYGDGRIAQVPERYTDYVTLNFAITDVNGDPVPDAVIDIYTEGSMTSSKRQGAWLITDQDGQATVNLGDWRNYFVHVTSGAGEYPPEEKGGEKIRMALVVRADDAEPGSVFDIEQQLEGTAVHYTPQDIEQKNESFALHVTLEATDRLSSPGSAFSSARPYYEMEPPLLDVFLVDEDNQEKARRNQPFEAAYAKLGIADLDERVFPPDEGNWTLMVTHHSSPISDHLLDIEITTEGDPYVPEEEPTDDDTTGDDDDTSPPPGSSGDDDDDDSGGGCGC
- a CDS encoding glycosyltransferase; translated protein: MEQVVVAQVVHSLEVGGMERVASHLAMNMSAAYRPIVVCLTVKGDFAPMLEEAGIEVVALDKQPGRDLTLPRRLARVFADRHVGIVHVHNSGPMFTGTCAGKLAGVKGIVVTDHSRKFPERRSVVITEYVLSRLVNAIVSVSDDNKRDLIEKMLWPARKITVIANGVAPVPEVTAAKRAELREEFGLREDEPVVLTVARLEPQKNLAVLVEAARRVRDRGVAGRFIVAGEGSERPKLEKLIAEYDLADRVTLAGWRLDSLSLYGIASVMALSSDWEGLPMSILEAMSAGLPVVSPGVGDVPKAVVNGENGFLIPPQNPDELAEALAGLLTDANQRAAFGEAGRSVWAARYSVGHMMGEYEAIYERFH
- a CDS encoding VCBS repeat-containing protein, producing the protein MRVFSRVGFVLFLLVMLAIVAIPACDDDDDDDDDDDDTGPGDADDDATDDDATDDDATDDDDDDDDDDTGGDDDTGGDDDTGGDDDDNDDDNDDDDTPTVERLIWTFVAPEGPYHIECVGGIGDVDGDGTADIIAHGYDSIYTPTGADTTWVLSGASPTRAATIVWGEAPNSGPPNNSSAGGDGDKVLHAVGDLNGDDLPDLLVGTAWGNRTAYAMDGANGDVLWQFNTYTDPLSPDSGWIHSVAPFPDVTSDDVPEVLLGVGSDNNMGWLMDGATGDVVFRLTASTDVIYGVAAIEDVNGDKIPDAIFAAGDNDPKVYCADGASTGVATVLWETSVGNNFTMAVIDDLNGDDIQDVLAGSWNTNAVVALNGETGAELWTSVASGDAMRVVPIEDLDSDGVPDLVWVAMTSLATPCVTSGADGTTVWCATGLTSDLTWALDRIDDLNGDDLDDVVIGNFESLIIALDGKDGTELWRYDTGDAKVMTLRSVADVTGNGVADVVAGTQCLNPSDDGAGTVFLLEGHL
- a CDS encoding FemAB family PEP-CTERM system-associated protein codes for the protein MRLYELTDANRHRWDAWLGGQPTSTVFHCTAWRDIIAETLRHQPVYLVAQAGEEIQGVLPLFILRTRLFGNMAVSMPFLNYGGVVAAQEEAAEALMRRAREVAERYGCNYVEYRHRHLPPGTEDLPTNTFKVTSILDLSGGVERVWKEALHQNVRNKVRKAAKNDVVVRRGVEHLDAFYRVFAVGQRNHGTPVLPRRFFAKIVEQFGDAAHVYAAYHGAEAIGGKLTIDFGSTRYFIWSASRREANRMAPVPAMNWRAIQDAVDIGLQTVDFGRSTQGTSSEKFKKHWGVETQQLYWQYQLIHTEQMPGLNTSNPKFELAIRAWKKLPVWLTTLIGPPLARLLP
- a CDS encoding glycosyltransferase family A protein; amino-acid sequence: MPELVFPKRVDPTTKALPVRGPIGVVIPAYNAADTIGACAASLLAQQGVEVDLVVVDDASTDQTAALAEAAGARVVRRDRNGGPAAARNDGARAVTGDILFFTEADGRYAPDHLMTCLRALGDPEVGAAIALGVRAWSERDSVVRRLGDALWAAMHSLVMAGRRGTGAWCYRREVFTALGGFDESLRHGEDVELAGRVASLGYRTGVAGWSTMTHRNPDRWRSWFVDACRNTAGRRPSGGAKRALHGLRAAVLLGTPAAACLMPWLWWVVAAILAVVSFGAAEQRLALKLLWRQRDWRTLIAAPVLFWLRRLGFSIGHLPGRYLARVAAVR
- a CDS encoding flippase codes for the protein MSGERVAKNSVVLIAAEVVKKILGVVTSILIARALAVDDFGRLRLAMALVAIFEVLANFGLGPLLTREVAGTPEKGGETFGLVQGIKMILGLLAAAGMIGFAVVSGYDGATLIAVIVAAGIVWFSALEASAISLLDGYQSMGWSSAIGVVRSTLVLLAVAVALGRHGALYGVVGAYLFAAVFSAGFGNLLVAGRLRGVSIRPRLVGAWRQMRQALPFLLIGVVWMLLFRIDTIMLEALKNEQSVGLYSSGYVFFELLLVVPILSTRALFPALTEARATSPERWRELMGAALRIYWILALPIAIGSFFVGARFVPLLYGAKYAAGGYVVPLLGSYIFLWFGTMTVGWALSAADRLGLVLRGNVLAMLVNIAANFLLIPRFDFFGAAVATIISEAVLLTYFLIVLRREEGGLPRGIFPWRALPAAAVLVAATAALRSFHLALVIIVGAVLYLGGIWALGALRDQELEIIRRLVRRKPR
- a CDS encoding aminotransferase class V-fold PLP-dependent enzyme; amino-acid sequence: MRKLPPVGTRLHWQELWAALRETPDAEAIFAEALRERIPCEEVFFFGSGRAALAAILSALRSIREGDRVIVPAYTCWSVPAAIVRAGMRVLPVDIKPGEIDYDFERLGQLDWRGVTAVVSPNLFGLPGDLDRLAALCQAHGATLIDDAAQSLGASVGGRPVGSFGAAGIVSFGRGKNITALGGGAALVRDEQLRAALAESADAFRDGPAPSAWEVVAKGGAMSVALSPNLFALAEQLPGVEVGRTVFDPEFATPALGAARAALGAAVLERLPELNKQRANLVRWIDQILRSKKGVILPMPRTGAAPAWLRRPILTQEIGKRDALLAALIQAGIGATAMYPDPVAAIKELEPDLDLRGAPFPGAKRFARSVIVLPLVESLTKEDLKALSHAVTDVMGKKVGERWA
- a CDS encoding O-antigen ligase family protein yields the protein MIQQDPLRRLQKRMGSFAPVLLLILFCALLGIVLLKVPWYFVIAGFVVILVALAVVAEPYYGVLLYLILLYVRPGDMFHALTPLRLTLLGVLLLTGAFVLQVLVYRRVKPIMSKPLVFMGLFFLVMLCSLPGSFYRSVTLSKVMEVARIVYMTYLIVHLVQTVSQARRFMTTMVLVMAGLSTTIFLRFVLFPDTHIEGKGGSGGIAGGFLGDGNDFALAQNVILPWAIALVGTTRSKIGKLFFMYCIVIGALAVIVTYSRGGFLGLISVFIFYYLLWVIRNRAYARGMMLGLIAVTLTVVAFIAFAPDDLKDRVSGIQDYEEDESALGRLDAWGASVRMFVDHPLFGVGAGAFATAYGTKYFPPDAVASNWREAHSVFFQVLGELGISGIIILYALVGAIFFLVYGLRFTRLADRGEDEWFHAARAAVLISICGWLVSSMFLSVAYYPHLFLLTMLATTLKRIAVETPPLIPEFVDEIEEIDEIV